AAATGCTGAGCGATAAGGCGCTTGACCGCTACGCGGACGTCCTTCTCTGGGGACTGGCAACAGCGAAGAAACGTGCTTTCAAGAAAAACGAGATTATCCTGCTTCAGTATGAATTGCCCGCGCTAAATCTCGCCGAGATTCTCTATGGAAAAATACTCGATCTTGGCATGCACCCCATCCAGCGTCTGGGGCTCACCTTCGGCATGGAGTACAATTTCTTTCGAAAGGGTAACGAGAAACAGCTCACCTTCTGGCCCCCCGGCGAAAAAGAACTCTACAAAAACATACATGGCAGAATATTCCTGAGGGCACCCACCTCACTCACACACCTCAAAGACATCGACCCCATGAAGATCGGAAAGGTCCTGGTTTCACGAAAGCCGCTTAGGGACATCCTTGATAAACGCGAAGCAGAGAGGCTCTATAGCTGGACGCTTTGTACGCTGCCGACCTCTGAATTAGCGAGACAGGCAAAGGCATCGCTTACTCAGTACACGGAGCAGATTATCAAGGCCTGTTACCTTGACCGGCCCGACCCTGTGGCTGAATGGAGGGCCATCCACACAAACGTAACGGAGATTAAGAAATGGTTGAACTCCTTGAAGGTCAAATCATTTCACATGGAATCAAGAAACATCGATCTTACTGTTACACCGGGAGAAAGGCGCAAATGGGCAGGCGTATCCGGCCATAACATCCCCAGTTTCGAACTCTTTTTCTCGCCCGATTGGCGCGGAACGCAAGGGACCTATTTCGCCAACCTGCCATCTTTCAGGACCGGAAATTACGTGGAAGGGGTCCGGCTCAGGTTCGTCAAAGGCGTTGCAACAACCGTTGAAGCAAAGGTCGGCGGGGAGTTCGCACAAAAACAACTCCTGATGGATCAGGGTGCATCGCGTGTCGGAGAATTTTCCCTGACCGACAGGAGATTTTCACGTATCGATCGCTTCATGGCCGACACCCTCTTCGATGAAAACTTCGGTGGAAAACACGGAAACTGCCACGTTGCGCTCGGGGCGTCTTATACAGATACGTATAACGGGGATCCGGCAGAAATGACACCTGCCTTGAAGAAGAAGCTCGGTTTTAACGACTCTGCCCTGCACTGGGACCTCGTAAATACCGAGGACAAGATCGTCACGGCACATCTCACGAGCGGCAGAAAGATCGTCATATACGAGGGGGGCGTGTTCAGATATTAGTGGCGAGGGCTGCCGGGCGACTTTATCCTTCACGCATCGGTTTTCTTTCTCTTGTGCAACTCGGATTATTCTGGTAAGCTTTTTTTCGTAATAAATTGCTTGGGAAGGGTAAGCCCATGAATATACTGCAGGCAATAGGCAACACGCCACTCGTAGAACTTGAGAACATCAACCGTAACCGGTCCGTCAGGGTTCTCTGCAAGCTCGAGGGATGCAACCCCGGAGGATCAGTAAAGGACCGGCCGGCCCTCTACATGATTAACAAGGCAGAAGAACGGGGAGAGCTCACAAAAGACAGGATCATTCTGGAGCCGACTTCAGGCAACACGGGCATCGCTATCGCCATGATCGGCGCCGCAAAAGGCTACAAGGTCGAACTCTGTATGCCTGAATGTGTAAGCACGGAGAGAAGGCTCATTCTTCAGGGTTTGGGCTCAGAAGTCTTTTTGACCCCGGCCAAGGAAAATATCGACGGCGCCATCCGAAAGGCGCTCACGCTCCTTCAAGAGGAACCGGCAAAATACTATATGCCAAACCAGTATGAGAATCCCGACAACGTACTCGCCCATTTCGAGACAACCGGTCCGGAGATATACCGACAGACCGACGGGAATATCGACTATTTTGTGGCCGGCATGGGAACTACAGGCACACTCATGGGCACAGGAAGCTATTTGAAATCCAAAAAACCCGATGTCAGGATCGTGGGCGTTGAACCTGTCATGGGCCACACCATCCAGGGATTAAAGAACATGACCGAGTCCATAGTCCCGGCCATCTACAGGCCCGCTCGGCTCGACGCCAAATACATGGTGGAAGACGGGGAGGCCTTTGAGATGACAAGGCTCCTCGCTCAGAAGGAAGGCATATTCGTGGGGACATCGAGCGGAGCCGCCGCTTCGGTGGCTTTGAAGCTTGCCTCTGAAATCGATCACGGCACCATCGTCGTGCTCCTTCCTGACCGGGGGGACCGCTACTTAAGCACCATGCAGTTTAGATCGATCTGTGCAAAGTGTCCGCCGTGACGGACGAGAAAAGCTCGCTGGTGTATTAAAGCAGTATCCCTCTATTTCTTGAATATTTCCTTGAGAAATTTTTTCATCTCAGCCCAGGACTTCGTGTCGGCGCTCGCATTATACCCGATCGGCATATTGAATTCCTTAGCATAGTTGTCAGCCTCCGGGTTAGTAAAGCTGTGCATGGCCCCTGGGTACAGGATGACCCTGAAGTCTGCACCGGCGGCCTTCATTTCTTGTTGGAATTGTTCCACTTGTTGCGCGGGCACGAATTTGTCGGCGTCTCCCTGGAGCACGAGTATCCTGGCCTTGACTAGCCCGAAAGCCGCCGGTCGAACCGCGGTCAGGCTCCCGTGAAAACTTACCACCCCTTTGAGATCCGCACTCTGTCTCGCCATGTTGAGCACCACTCCACCTCCGAAACAGTAACCGATGGCTGCGATCTGCAACGGATCCACCGTGGGCTGCGATTTCAAAAGATCCATGGCGGCCAAAAAACGCGCCTTGCCCGTCTCGAAATGATTCATAACCTCAGACGATAATTGCGTCGCCTCCTGGGGCGTCTTAGCAACCCGGCCGTCGCCATACATGTCCACGGCAATGGCCGTATATCCGAGCTCGGCGAGCATTCGTGCCCGCATGCGCGCATAGTCGTTGAGCCCCCACCATTCCGGGACCACAAGCACCCCGGGGCGCTTACCTTTCATATTTCCGTTGTAGGCCAGATACCCCTCTAACACCGTGCCTTCCGCATTATAGGTCACGGTCTTTTCTGCAACCTTGGGAGCCGCATTTCCGATGCCCGTGGAAACAACCATGGCAAACACGGTTAAGACCGTTATTATTCGGTATTTCATAGGGACCTCCTTGTAAACGGATCGATACTTTTTAGGATCTCACCCCTGGTTTTGAAATTAAGTATTCGTGGGCTGATGTGCAAGAGTGTTTGGCGTTAAGCGCCGGCTAGAGGCCAAGCCGGCTCGTCAGTTCCGTAAGTATCTGCGCCGACCTTCCGTAGAGTGATACATCTGCAACGGCGGAGAGCGGCGTGGGCTCCGTGTTGATCTCGATGACAAATCCGTCGTGGTGTTTCACCATCTCTGGAAAGGAGGCCACGGGATAAACCACACCGGACGTGCCCGCCACGATCAGGGTGTCACACATTTCAACGGCTCGTATCGCCCGATCCAGTGCGTCGGAACATAAGGATTCCCCGAACCAGACCACGTCAGGCCTGAGTAATGCCCCGCATGCACATAGCGGCGGAATGACAGAAAGCGGCACCTCGGTGAGCATCGACCTTGTCGAATCTCTCACGCACCGCACCCTCCAAAGGTTGCCGTGAATCTCGACCATACGGGTGCTTCCCGCCCTGGCGTGCAACCCGTCCACATTCTGTGTAACAAGCAGGAAATCGTGAAAGGCCTCTTCCAACGCTTTGATCGCTTTATGCCCCGGGTTTATGTCCGCCTTGCTGATGATGGCCCTTCTGAAGTCATACCATTTCCATACGGTTACGGGATCGCGCTCGAAGGCCTGAACAGTGGCGAGGTCCTCAGCACGGTGGTTTTGCCATAATCCGTCTTTTCCCCTAAAGGTGGGAACACCGCTTTCCTGAGAAATTCCTGCACCGGTAATAACGAGGAGGAATTTTGTCGTGGCGAGCGCCTTGACTGCGCGATCGGTTGGTGTCATGCATCACGTTTCATTGAGGGCATCAAGCAAAGCCTGAACCACGTCCTCACTGATCGCGCCTCGCTCTCTCGCCATCTCACAGGCCACCTCTGAAAGTGCTCTATAAACCTTCGTGTTGAGCTCCATACCCTTCATGGATTGGAGGTGGGCTTTGACCGTTTTCACGTCGCCCCTCACCACAGGCCCGGTGAGAGACTGAAGGGGGCCCTTGCTCTCGATGTTCTTGAGGGTCGCCCTGATGATAGGGAGGAATGGTGCAAAGTCCACGTTAATTTTGTCCATAAGACCACGGCCGGCATAGAACAGTGCGCACAGAAGGTTACAGACAAAAACCGCTGACAGATGATAGAGTACCTTGTCTTCACCTGCGATGGTATAAACCC
The window above is part of the Syntrophorhabdaceae bacterium genome. Proteins encoded here:
- a CDS encoding aminopeptidase, which translates into the protein MLSDKALDRYADVLLWGLATAKKRAFKKNEIILLQYELPALNLAEILYGKILDLGMHPIQRLGLTFGMEYNFFRKGNEKQLTFWPPGEKELYKNIHGRIFLRAPTSLTHLKDIDPMKIGKVLVSRKPLRDILDKREAERLYSWTLCTLPTSELARQAKASLTQYTEQIIKACYLDRPDPVAEWRAIHTNVTEIKKWLNSLKVKSFHMESRNIDLTVTPGERRKWAGVSGHNIPSFELFFSPDWRGTQGTYFANLPSFRTGNYVEGVRLRFVKGVATTVEAKVGGEFAQKQLLMDQGASRVGEFSLTDRRFSRIDRFMADTLFDENFGGKHGNCHVALGASYTDTYNGDPAEMTPALKKKLGFNDSALHWDLVNTEDKIVTAHLTSGRKIVIYEGGVFRY
- a CDS encoding cysteine synthase family protein, producing MNILQAIGNTPLVELENINRNRSVRVLCKLEGCNPGGSVKDRPALYMINKAEERGELTKDRIILEPTSGNTGIAIAMIGAAKGYKVELCMPECVSTERRLILQGLGSEVFLTPAKENIDGAIRKALTLLQEEPAKYYMPNQYENPDNVLAHFETTGPEIYRQTDGNIDYFVAGMGTTGTLMGTGSYLKSKKPDVRIVGVEPVMGHTIQGLKNMTESIVPAIYRPARLDAKYMVEDGEAFEMTRLLAQKEGIFVGTSSGAAASVALKLASEIDHGTIVVLLPDRGDRYLSTMQFRSICAKCPP
- a CDS encoding dienelactone hydrolase family protein, with translation MKYRIITVLTVFAMVVSTGIGNAAPKVAEKTVTYNAEGTVLEGYLAYNGNMKGKRPGVLVVPEWWGLNDYARMRARMLAELGYTAIAVDMYGDGRVAKTPQEATQLSSEVMNHFETGKARFLAAMDLLKSQPTVDPLQIAAIGYCFGGGVVLNMARQSADLKGVVSFHGSLTAVRPAAFGLVKARILVLQGDADKFVPAQQVEQFQQEMKAAGADFRVILYPGAMHSFTNPEADNYAKEFNMPIGYNASADTKSWAEMKKFLKEIFKK
- a CDS encoding NAD-dependent deacylase; its protein translation is MTPTDRAVKALATTKFLLVITGAGISQESGVPTFRGKDGLWQNHRAEDLATVQAFERDPVTVWKWYDFRRAIISKADINPGHKAIKALEEAFHDFLLVTQNVDGLHARAGSTRMVEIHGNLWRVRCVRDSTRSMLTEVPLSVIPPLCACGALLRPDVVWFGESLCSDALDRAIRAVEMCDTLIVAGTSGVVYPVASFPEMVKHHDGFVIEINTEPTPLSAVADVSLYGRSAQILTELTSRLGL